Proteins encoded by one window of Lathyrus oleraceus cultivar Zhongwan6 chromosome 1, CAAS_Psat_ZW6_1.0, whole genome shotgun sequence:
- the LOC127115078 gene encoding uncharacterized protein LOC127115078 has translation MTFPRSHFQGTHDSEADPNRITHVNDVALVRNCTSPNQRNNTSQSDTALKDAVISYVNMDARENGALSRRPQESGHAFRAKHNIARNFKNNMMMAKSRLPHPFTCRHCNARLFHHESRDTCCNGGKVSFSRVDAPIELQQLFLNDSAEGKHFRQHIRSYNHVLSFTSIGVHVDENIIASGRGIYTFRAQGAFYHNI, from the exons ATGACTTTTCCAAGATCACACTTTCAAGGAACTCATGACAGTGAAGCCGACCCAAATAGAATTACACATGTTAATGATGTTGCACTTG TTCGTAATTGCACATCACCTAATCAGCGAAACAATACGAGTCAATCTGATACAG CTTTGAAGGATGCAGTAATATCATATGTTAACATGGACGCCAGAGAAAATGGTGCATTATCACGTCGTCCTCAAG AATCAGGACATGCTTTTCGAGCAAAGCACAATATTGCTcgaaatttcaaaaataatatGATGATGGCAAAATCCCGGTTGCCTCATCCATTTACCTGTAGACACTGCAATGCAAGATTGTTTCATCATGAATCACGTGACACGTGTTGTAATGGTGGAAAGGTATCATTCTCACGAGTTGATGCTCCTATAGAATTGCAACAATTATTTTTGAATGATTCAGCTGAAGGAAAACATTTTAGGCAACATATTCGAAGTTATAACCATGTGCTTTCATTCACTTCAATTGGTGTTCATGTTGATGAGAATATTATTGCATCTGGTCGTGGTATATACACATTTCGTGCTCAAGGTGCTTTTTACCATAACATATGA